A stretch of DNA from Triticum urartu cultivar G1812 unplaced genomic scaffold, Tu2.1 TuUngrouped_contig_6589, whole genome shotgun sequence:
GTGCAGTTGTTAACTTGACACTTATTGATCTTCCTGGACTGACAAAGGTTGCTGTAGGTAATGTTTCCCTTATTGACTTAGCTGCTTCTTCTTTGGTCAGGATAAAATTCTTTATTGCATTATTATATAACTATCCTAACTGCAACTATCTACTACAGAGGGGCAGCCAGAGTCTATTGTGCAAGATATTGAAAACATGGTCCGGACTTATGTTGACAAGGTAAAATAATCGCAGCTGTGGTTTGCTATACTGATTAGGCTAAAACATGAGTAATGCTTAGAACTGGCATAGCATAGCACGGAATATTCATGAAGTAAATGTAGCTCAAATAAACATGGTATTATAATGGTGCTGTCTCGGCATATTTTTCTCCCTTCTAGGATTGGTATAATAAATTAAGAACCAGTCTTAAGTTTGTATTCATTGTTGGTCTCTTGCTATATTTGTATCGCGAGTCCTGTTTTTATTTACATCATTACATGAGGCAAAGACGATTGACCATTTTGTTGGTTAAAATCTATAACTTTCTTGACCTCTTTTCTTTGTCTGGAAACTTCAGCCAAACTCTATTATATTAGCTATCTCTCCAGCAAACCAAGATATAGCAACATCAGATGCTATCAAGCTTGCTAAGGAAGTGGATCCTACAGGTGCAGTTTGAGTTTTGTTCCTGCAGCATTTCAAATCTACTTTGCATAAAACAAGAATTATAAATATACCTTTTGTCGTTATCATGCCATGGTAATCTGGCaagtttcttttctttcttttgaCATCCCTTTCCATTTTCAGGTGAAAGGACCTTTGGAGTTGTAACAAAACTTGATTTGATGGACAAGGGTACCAATGctattgatgtatgtggtcttGCAATTGCTATGAACTCATCCTCGATGAGCATATCCTATGTTTTTAAGGCGACGCCTTACCCCCTTAGGGAGGGGGGGCGCTTTGGCGCCTAGGCGACGCCTAGGCGGGCGCTTTGGACGCCTAGGCGCCCAAAGCGGTCGATTTTCCAAAGCGGAGGGGAAGCGCTTCGACGCCTAGGCGTCGCCTTAGGGACGCTTTAAAAACATAGAGCATATCACTTAAACCTTCCTTTCTTAATTGACCCTAGGTACTCGAAGGGAGGTCATATCGCTTGCAGCACCCCTGGGTGGGCATTGTCAACCGTTCACAGGCTGATATCAACAAAAATGTTGACATGCTCGCAGCACGTCGCAAAGAACAAGAGTACTTTCAAAGTAGTCCTGATTATGGTCACTTGGCACATAAAATGGGTGCCGAGTATCTCGCTAAGCTTCTGTCACAGGTTAGGTCATTTGCTCTCTCTGTTAACTTTGCCAAAATTTCAATTTTGCATAAACTGTTTGCTGATGTATGTCCCATTTATTTATCCAGCATTTAGAGGCTGTGATCAAAGCCAAAATTCCAAGTATTATATCAATGATCAACAAGACAGTTGATGAAATTGAAGCTGAGTTGGATCGACTTGGTAGGCCAATTGGAGGTGACGCTGGGGTAAGAATTACCATAGTAGTAACATAAAAGCTGAAAAGTAATTTGCGCCACAGCTTGGAATGTTCATTTACAGTGATGTTAATGGCAAGCACATTCTAGATTCCAGAACAACTTTTATATAGCATTTCTCTCATACATTTAACATAATCGACAGGCACAATTGTATACGATATTGGACATGTGTCGCGCATTTGACCGTGTTTTTAAAGAGCACTTAGATGGCGGGTAAGATGTTCAACTAGCCATTTTGTACATGTGACTTTTTCCTTTGATAATGATGCCTTACATTTTGTACATGCTTCCTAGATATATGGTGAAGAAACTGCAAGCATGCTTTCCCTTTTTGTTTGGAAGAATGCTTCTAATAATTTACCTTTCTTTATCATTGTTACCAGTCGACCAGGTGGAGATCGCATTTATGGTGTCTTTGACCACCAGTTACCTGCAGCACTGAAAAAGCTTCCTTTCGATAAACATCTTTCGCTGCAAAATGTTCGGAAAGTCATTTCTGAGGCTGACGGTTACCAGCCCCATTTGATTGCCCCTGAGCAAGGTTATAGAAGGCTTATAGATAGTTCACTCAGCTACTTTAGGGGCCCAGCTGAAGCTTCAGTTGATGCGGTATAACTTTTTTATCCATGGCTCCCCTTAATGTTTAAGCAACTGGGTCATGTTTCAGTAACTGATATGTAAACATACCAACTTAACTACTTTTCTCATGTAGAGTCTAGGTTCTATCTTATGGTATTTATTCATTATAAAGTTAATTCAGGATATTGCTGGACTATGAGAAACTTCTGAAGTAGTATAATAGGGACATCTCAAGTACATACACAGAGATGTCATTTCATGTGATTATCTCGATTAATTCAAAGAGCAATTTATGGATGTGGTATGTGAAGTTACATAGCAGTGAACCATTATCTTGTCGAAGTAGGAATGGTTTAGTAAGTTTGTTGCATGTTCAAATGTGGAAGCAATGAGACTAGAGCGAGAGAGGAATTTTCACATTTCTCATTTTTGAAAAATAAAGGAGGATATCTGATAGCAATGCTTTTTGGGGAGCATAATTTTGTTAGCTACATGCACTTGCTGATGGTCTCATAATTTGCAGGTCCATTTGGTATTGAAGGAGCTAGTCCGGAGATCGATTGCAGCAACAGAGGTGAGTGTTATTTTTTTTTGGTGAACTTTGGTTATGGATGAGTGATTGCCAAACGTCACTCCTGCCTTGGACTGTTTCTCATTTCTTATATATCATGGCTACCTTGACTGTGCCAGGAATTAAAGCGTTTCCCAACGCTTCAATCAGATATAGCTGCAGCAGCAAATGAAAGCCTAGAAAGATTCCGTGAGGATGGCCGAAAGACAGTTATTCGTCTAGTTGACATGGAGGCCAGTTACCTAACCGTAGAGTTCTTCAGGAAACTTCCTACTGAACCAGACAAAGGAGCTAACAACAACACTCCGGCTAACGACAGATATCAGGACAACCATCTTAGAAGAATCGGTAAGTTACTATTCAATCCTTTCAAGGGACTACTGTTTTAGGATGAACACACCAAGGCAATGAAGTCCTCAAATGACAGATCAAACAAGTTCATGTGAATCAATTTTATATCCAGACAACCAATTAGCAGTAGCTGGTGGTACATCCAGCTTTAGGCCCTGTTTGCATTGCTTTAGGTTTCATGTGAAATTTCTGCCTTCCAAACAGCATGCGTTTCGCTATATCTATCTTCAGATCGCATATTAACTTCCTCAAAGCATCATCGTAGAATTGAGTATAGAAAGTATTGCATTAAACTACTCTTGATTCTCTCAATGGACAAATATTTTTTATTCTCTCAATTGACAAATATTTTTGAACGAACAGCAAAATGGAGGAAGTAGTAGTCAACCTTTGTTTAGGATCATGTAGTTTGTGCTGTGAAACCTAAGCGCTTGGAATAATTGCACATGATGAAGGACAAACTCGCCTATGCATCTTGATTCTAGTGTAGATAAACTATCCATGTTAACCGAGTCAATCACTATGTATACACCTTAACAGAGTCGACAGCAGTTTACAATATAGCAGTATTAATGATGCCGTCCCTTAATTTCAGGATCGAATGTATCATCTTACATCAACATGGTTTGCGATACATTGAGGAACACAATTCCGAAAGCCGTTGTGCATTGCCAAGTGAAGGAGGCAAAAAGAAACTTGCTCAACCGTTTCTATGCGCATGTAGGAAGCAAAGAGGTATGTTTTTGCTGACTACTTACTGAATCTACTATTTTCGCACATAAATACAGAGATGCATTTGATCTTCCACTTCTGTTTACCCACGCACCAGTCAGTGGGTAAATTGAAAAATTTCACCAGACTTTAATTTTGTGTATTTTGTAACCTTGTGTTGATTTGCATTTGCATAAGTATTATAGCAACCTCCTGGGCGTTGTACTAAAGCATCATTCTCATTTTCCCTCCATTTGTCCTTGTTTCCACAACACAGAAGAAACAGCTGAGCGCGATGCTGGACGAGGATCCCGCGTTGATGGAGAAGAGGGATTCCCTCGTGAAGAAGCTGGAGCTGTACAAGTCCGCGAGGAACGAGATCGACTCGGTTGCATGGAAATGATCTGATCTGATCCGATAGAGCGTTCGCGGCTGGAACAGATAGAACGTGTGTAGTAGAGATGCTCCATTCGTTTTGCATATGCTTTGTACACGGGCTTTGTTGCCGAGTGTTGTTTTGTGGCTACCACCGAGACATGGACAGACACCGTTGCTTCTTTGGCCATCCTTTGGCCTCCTGTATGATTCGTATCGATATTAATACAGATGATGTATTCTTTGTTCAGTTGATGCCTCCCCATGATCCTCCAGTGAGACAAATTTGTGTGTTTGTTCTACTCCATCCGATCCgaaatataagatgttctaacttcCTTATGAATCAGATGTATATAGACGCATTTGTGTGTCTGTGCACTCATTTTAGTTCGCATGTAGTCCATATTGACATATCCAAAAACGTCTTGTGATTCAAAACAGAGGTGATACATGTTTGGCTATTGGAGTCGGCTCTTGAATTCTTCCCATGACAAATCCTTCTCGAGGTACTCGATGTTGTCGGGGTCGAACGGCCCCTTGACCACGTCGACGGACTgtatgacggccctctccgggaGCACGCTCATGGCCGGGTCCGGCGCCGTCCTCCCGCTCAGGCTCGACGAGAAGCCCTGCCACCACGCACAACAGCAACGCGCATCAGTGTAGAAGAAGCAACGCGCATCAGTGTGCGCTGGTCGATCGGTATCGGAGTACCTTGAAGACGAGCACGGACTCGAGCTCGCCGTCGACGGCGGCCGTGACGAGGAGGGCCACGTCGCGCGCCCCCTCGCTGTAGGTCTCCAGCCGCGCCATCTCCTCGTTGTGCCCGtactcctcctcgtcctcctcttcctcgTACCTCACCCGCCTCCTGGCGCCGCACGCCCA
This window harbors:
- the LOC125530828 gene encoding phragmoplastin DRP1C (The sequence of the model RefSeq protein was modified relative to this genomic sequence to represent the inferred CDS: added 135 bases not found in genome assembly), yielding MATMGSLIGLVNRIQQACTVLGDHGGGAGGSLWEALPSVAVVGGQSSGKSSVLESIVGRDFLPRGSGIVTRRPLVLQLHKTEGGQEYAEFLHAPRKRFSDFAAVRKEIADETDRMTGKSKAISNVPIHLSIYSPHVVNLTLIDLPGLTKVAVEGQPESIVQDIENMVRTYVDKPNSIILAISPANQDIATSDAIKLAKEVDPTGERTFGVVTKLDLMDKGTNAIDVLEGRSYRLQHPWVGIVNRSQADINKNVDMLAARRKEQEYFQSSPDYGHLAHKMGAEYLAKLLSQHLEAVIKAKIPSIISMINKTVDEIEAELDRLGRPIGGDAGAQLYTILDMCRAFDRVFKEHLDGGRPGGDRIYGVFDHQLPAALKKLPFDKHLSLQNVRKVISEADGYQPHLIAPEQGYRRLIDSSLSYFRGPAEASVDAVHLVLKELVRRSIAATEELKRFPTLQSDIAAAANESLERFREDGRKTVIRLVDMEASYLTVEFFRKLPTEPDKGANNNTPANDRYQDNHLRRIGSNVSSYINMVCDTLRNTIPKAVVHCQVKEAKRNLLNRFYAHVGSKEKKQLSAMLDEDPALMEKRDSLVKKLELYKSARNEIDSVAWK
- the LOC125530829 gene encoding uncharacterized protein LOC125530829 — translated: MAAESQGEAPCANNTANECDQTKPRLILPTKAHRAAPQHHEQRHCHRHLAPAPCPLLRQHHRRRVVPRSLFRRQPRGHTTAGGPAPARWACGARRRVRYEEEEDEEEYGHNEEMARLETYSEGARDVALLVTAAVDGELESVLVFKGFSSSLSGRTAPDPAMSVLPERAVIQSVDVVKGPFDPDNIEYLEKDLSWEEFKSRLQ